Proteins encoded in a region of the Flavobacterium sp. PMTSA4 genome:
- the mnmG gene encoding tRNA uridine-5-carboxymethylaminomethyl(34) synthesis enzyme MnmG, which translates to MFLEKYDVIVVGAGHAGCEAAASAANMGCSTLLVTMSLQNIAQMSCNPAMGGIAKGQIVREIDALGGYSGIISDKTAVQFKMLNKSKGPAMWSPRVQSDRMRFAEEWRLRLEQTPNLDFYQEMVKGLLIKNNKVEGIVTSLGIEIKSKTVVLTNGTFLNGLIHIGDKQFGGGRAGESAAFGITDDLVKVGFEAGRMKTGTPPRVDGRSLDYSKMREEPGDEKPAKFSYSDETKPLTHQKLCHMTYTSLEVHDILREGFDRSPMFNGRIKSIGPRYCPSIEDKINRFADKERHQLFVEPEGWDTVEVYVNGFSTSLPEDIQFKALRSVAGFEKVKFFRPGYAIEYDYFPPTQLKHTLETKLVDGLFFAGQINGTTGYEEAASQGLMAGINAALKVKEQEPLILRRDEAYIGVLIDDLITKGTEEPYRMFTSRAEYRTLLRQDNADFRLTPKGFAIGLAKEKQLRRMEYKFEESEKMVNYFKETSITPEEANPVLVEKESSTMTQSDKMFKVFSRPQIELDDIIRFEKVKNYISENNLDDEIVEQAEIQVKYSGYIEKERNNAEKLIRLEDIKIPENFDYNKIKSMSIEAKQKLSSIRPVTISQASRISGVSPADVSVLLIYMGR; encoded by the coding sequence ATGTTTTTAGAAAAATATGATGTTATAGTTGTTGGTGCTGGTCATGCTGGTTGTGAAGCTGCTGCTTCGGCGGCCAACATGGGTTGTTCAACTCTTTTGGTGACCATGAGTTTGCAAAATATTGCGCAAATGTCATGCAATCCTGCTATGGGTGGAATTGCAAAAGGACAAATTGTGCGTGAGATTGATGCACTTGGCGGTTATTCTGGAATTATTTCAGACAAAACAGCAGTTCAGTTTAAAATGCTCAACAAATCAAAAGGTCCAGCAATGTGGTCGCCAAGAGTTCAAAGTGATAGAATGCGTTTTGCAGAAGAATGGCGTTTACGATTGGAACAAACACCAAATCTTGATTTTTACCAAGAAATGGTTAAAGGTTTGTTGATTAAAAACAATAAAGTTGAAGGTATTGTTACTTCTTTAGGAATTGAGATTAAATCTAAAACGGTTGTTTTAACAAACGGAACTTTTCTAAATGGTTTAATTCATATTGGTGACAAACAATTTGGCGGCGGAAGAGCAGGAGAAAGCGCTGCTTTCGGAATTACAGACGATTTAGTTAAAGTTGGATTTGAAGCAGGAAGAATGAAAACAGGAACACCACCAAGAGTTGATGGACGTTCTTTAGATTATTCTAAAATGCGAGAAGAACCAGGAGATGAAAAACCTGCAAAATTCTCCTATTCAGATGAAACGAAGCCTTTAACTCATCAAAAATTATGTCATATGACTTATACTTCGTTAGAAGTACATGATATTTTACGCGAAGGGTTTGATCGTTCACCAATGTTTAATGGAAGAATTAAAAGTATTGGACCAAGATATTGTCCATCAATTGAAGATAAAATAAATCGTTTTGCGGATAAAGAAAGACATCAATTGTTTGTTGAGCCTGAAGGTTGGGATACAGTAGAAGTTTATGTAAATGGGTTTTCAACATCTTTACCAGAAGATATTCAATTCAAAGCATTACGTTCTGTGGCTGGTTTTGAAAAAGTTAAATTTTTCCGTCCGGGCTATGCAATAGAATACGATTATTTTCCGCCAACGCAGTTAAAACATACTTTAGAAACAAAGTTAGTTGATGGTTTATTCTTTGCTGGTCAAATTAATGGAACTACTGGTTATGAAGAAGCAGCTTCTCAAGGTTTAATGGCTGGAATTAATGCAGCTTTAAAAGTTAAAGAACAAGAACCATTGATTTTACGTAGAGATGAAGCTTATATTGGAGTTTTAATTGATGATTTAATTACAAAAGGAACTGAAGAACCATATAGAATGTTTACATCCAGAGCTGAATACAGAACGCTTTTACGTCAAGATAACGCTGATTTTAGATTAACTCCAAAAGGATTTGCTATTGGTTTAGCTAAAGAAAAGCAATTGCGTAGAATGGAATATAAGTTTGAAGAAAGCGAAAAAATGGTAAATTATTTCAAAGAAACAAGTATAACTCCAGAAGAAGCAAATCCAGTTTTAGTTGAGAAAGAAAGTTCAACCATGACTCAATCAGATAAAATGTTTAAAGTTTTTTCAAGACCACAAATTGAATTAGATGATATAATTCGTTTTGAAAAAGTTAAAAATTATATTTCTGAGAATAATTTAGATGATGAAATTGTTGAACAAGCAGAAATTCAAGTTAAATATTCTGGATATATTGAAAAAGAAAGAAATAATGCCGAAAAATTAATTCGTTTAGAAGACATTAAAATACCTGAAAATTTCGATTATAATAAAATTAAATCGATGTCGATAGAAGCAAAGCAAAAACTATCTTCAATTCGTCCGGTTACAATTTCACAAGCTTCTAGAATCAGCGGTGTTTCTCCTGCGGATGTTTCAGTTCTATTAATTTATATGGGAAGATAA
- a CDS encoding OmpH family outer membrane protein, with protein MKKTITALAILFTLIACEKTTQTKEFKTAYIDTSKLMEESIEAKDIEAKYKEKSKTMGTQLEAEVNRWKSEAANFQKNAQANGQAWAQQKGAELQKREQQLSYAQEGILRQLQQESGAELDSLVTSYKKEIKQYGKEKGYDYIYGTGESNSVLFAKENYDITKEIIKIVNDKYKSTDNKEEKTEKKEEQKK; from the coding sequence ATGAAAAAAACAATTACTGCTTTAGCAATATTATTTACTTTGATTGCTTGCGAAAAGACAACCCAAACAAAAGAATTTAAAACTGCTTACATAGATACGTCCAAATTAATGGAAGAAAGTATTGAAGCGAAAGATATTGAAGCTAAATACAAAGAAAAATCTAAAACAATGGGTACGCAGTTAGAAGCTGAAGTGAATCGTTGGAAAAGTGAAGCCGCAAATTTTCAAAAAAACGCACAAGCAAATGGTCAAGCTTGGGCACAACAAAAAGGAGCTGAATTACAAAAAAGAGAACAACAATTGTCATATGCTCAAGAAGGAATATTGCGTCAATTGCAACAAGAAAGTGGTGCTGAACTTGATTCGTTAGTTACTTCTTATAAAAAAGAAATCAAGCAATACGGAAAAGAAAAAGGATATGATTATATCTATGGAACAGGAGAATCTAATTCAGTTTTATTTGCTAAAGAGAATTATGATATCACCAAAGAAATTATCAAGATTGTAAATGATAAATACAAATCTACTGATAACAAAGAAGAGAAAACAGAAAAAAAGGAAGAACAAAAAAAATAA
- a CDS encoding phosphoglycerate kinase, with product MKTINDFNFKNQKAIIRVDFNVPLDENFNVTDANRIEAAKPTIDKILSDGGSVVLMSHLGRPKGKEEKYSLKHIVSKCSEVLGVTVKFAEDCRGNVAKDAVSNLQNGEVLLLENLRFYPEEEAGDKDFAKELASLGDIYVNDAFGTAHRAHASTTIIAQFFPEKKCFGLLLAKEIESLNRVLNNSVKPVTAVLGGSKVSSKITVIENILDKVDHMIIGGGMTFTFVKALGGKIGDSICEDDKQDLALEILQKAKEKNVQVHIPVDVVAADAFSNDANTKIVDVREIPDGWQGLDAGPKSLENFKKVILESKTILWNGPLGVFEMENFANGTITLGEYIAESTKNGAFSLVGGGDSVAAVKQFGLEERMSYVSTGGGAMLEMLEGSVLPGIAAILE from the coding sequence ATGAAAACCATCAATGATTTTAATTTTAAAAATCAAAAAGCCATTATCAGAGTAGATTTCAATGTTCCATTAGACGAAAACTTTAATGTTACTGATGCTAATCGTATTGAAGCAGCAAAACCTACAATTGATAAAATATTGTCTGATGGAGGAAGTGTTGTTTTGATGTCTCACTTAGGTAGACCAAAAGGAAAAGAAGAAAAATATTCGTTGAAGCATATTGTTTCAAAGTGTTCAGAAGTTCTTGGAGTTACTGTAAAATTTGCAGAAGATTGTAGAGGAAATGTAGCTAAAGATGCAGTTTCCAATTTGCAAAATGGTGAAGTTTTATTATTAGAAAATCTTCGTTTTTATCCAGAAGAAGAAGCTGGAGACAAAGATTTTGCTAAAGAATTAGCTTCTTTAGGCGATATTTATGTAAATGATGCTTTTGGAACGGCACATAGAGCACATGCTTCCACAACAATTATTGCACAATTTTTTCCAGAGAAAAAATGTTTTGGATTGCTTTTGGCTAAAGAAATAGAAAGCTTGAATAGGGTTTTAAATAATTCTGTAAAACCTGTAACTGCAGTTCTTGGCGGTTCAAAAGTTTCTTCAAAAATTACAGTTATCGAAAACATTTTGGATAAAGTTGACCACATGATTATTGGTGGTGGAATGACTTTTACATTTGTGAAAGCTTTAGGCGGAAAAATTGGTGATTCAATTTGTGAAGATGACAAACAAGATTTGGCTTTGGAAATTTTACAAAAAGCAAAAGAGAAAAACGTTCAAGTTCACATTCCAGTTGATGTAGTTGCCGCTGATGCTTTTTCTAATGATGCTAACACAAAAATTGTTGATGTTCGAGAAATACCTGATGGATGGCAAGGTTTAGATGCTGGGCCAAAATCGTTAGAAAATTTCAAAAAAGTAATTTTAGAAAGCAAAACCATTCTTTGGAACGGACCGTTAGGTGTTTTTGAAATGGAAAATTTTGCAAACGGAACAATTACTTTAGGTGAATATATAGCTGAATCTACCAAAAATGGTGCTTTTTCACTAGTTGGTGGTGGCGATTCAGTTGCTGCGGTAAAACAATTTGGCTTAGAAGAAAGAATGAGCTACGTTTCTACTGGCGGAGGAGCAATGTTAGAAATGCTAGAAGGAAGTGTTTTACCCGGAATAGCAGCAATTTTAGAATAA
- the ybeY gene encoding rRNA maturation RNase YbeY, whose amino-acid sequence MTSYNYELDFQLDNEENYSFWIENVVISENKVLGEVNYIFCDDDYLLEINKQYLNHDYFTDIISFDYSEGNLISGDIFISIDRVKENASDFNVSFEDELKRVIIHGILHYCGYKDKSSAEAEMMRSKEEEKIKMFHVKH is encoded by the coding sequence ATGACAAGTTATAATTATGAACTTGATTTTCAGTTAGATAATGAAGAGAACTATTCTTTTTGGATAGAAAATGTCGTTATTTCTGAAAATAAAGTCTTAGGAGAAGTAAATTATATTTTTTGTGATGATGATTATCTGTTAGAAATTAACAAGCAATACTTAAATCATGATTATTTTACTGATATTATTAGTTTTGATTATTCAGAAGGCAATTTAATTTCAGGAGATATTTTTATTTCTATTGATAGGGTTAAAGAAAACGCTAGTGATTTTAATGTTTCTTTTGAAGATGAATTAAAACGTGTCATTATTCATGGTATTCTTCATTATTGTGGTTATAAAGATAAATCATCAGCTGAAGCAGAAATGATGAGAAGCAAAGAAGAAGAAAAAATTAAAATGTTCCACGTGAAACATTAA
- a CDS encoding class I SAM-dependent methyltransferase, with the protein MSFHNNIFYKKTKDYSVSQEVFDLHHNPEFDMLLTFPRPSLEDLPRYYESEDYISHTDGKRSLFEKIYQLVKGIALRRKLKLINTICEKGNLLDIGAGTGDFLSVAKNDNWKVKGIEPNQKAKSIAINKGVDFVNDLNELEDNSFDVITMWHVLEHVPNLEEYITELKRLIKPNGSIIIAVPNYKSFDAKYYQEFWAAYDTPRHLWHFSKKSIKLLFAQQDLKLIDVLPMKFDSYYVSLLSEKYKNGKMNFLNAVWIGWKSNQYGKRKKEFSSHIYIIKNS; encoded by the coding sequence ATGAGTTTTCATAATAATATTTTTTACAAAAAAACCAAAGATTATTCTGTTTCGCAAGAAGTTTTTGATTTACATCATAATCCTGAATTTGATATGTTGCTAACTTTTCCGAGACCAAGTTTGGAAGATTTACCGCGTTATTATGAAAGTGAAGATTATATTTCACACACCGATGGAAAACGCTCTTTATTTGAAAAAATTTATCAATTAGTAAAAGGAATTGCGCTTAGAAGAAAACTAAAACTAATTAACACAATTTGTGAAAAAGGAAATCTTTTAGATATTGGAGCTGGAACAGGAGATTTTCTTTCGGTTGCAAAAAATGACAATTGGAAAGTTAAAGGAATTGAACCAAATCAAAAGGCAAAATCAATTGCAATAAATAAAGGAGTTGATTTTGTAAATGATCTAAATGAATTAGAAGATAATTCGTTTGATGTAATTACAATGTGGCATGTTTTAGAACATGTTCCAAATTTGGAAGAATACATTACAGAGTTGAAAAGATTAATAAAACCTAATGGTTCAATAATTATTGCAGTTCCTAATTATAAATCTTTTGACGCAAAATATTATCAAGAATTTTGGGCAGCATATGATACACCAAGACATTTATGGCATTTTTCAAAAAAATCAATTAAACTTCTTTTTGCTCAACAAGATTTAAAACTTATAGATGTTTTGCCAATGAAGTTTGACAGTTATTACGTAAGCTTATTATCTGAAAAATATAAAAACGGAAAAATGAATTTTTTAAACGCAGTTTGGATTGGTTGGAAGTCTAATCAATACGGAAAACGCAAAAAAGAATTTTCATCACACATTTATATTATAAAAAACAGTTAA
- a CDS encoding DUF4175 family protein, whose protein sequence is MDKSNLIYDKLENFIKKFYTNELLRGTLFFIGLGLLYFIFTLFVEYFLWLKPTARTILFWTFIAVEVFLLLRFIAFPLFKLFKLQKGIDYNEASKIIGNHFSEVGDKLTNFLQLSQDKNKSELLLASIDQKASTLQPIPFSNAINFGTNKKYLPLAIIPILFFTFFYISGNSNIISQSLNRVVNYKEQFLPPAPFEFVILNQNLQTEQNKDFLLKVKTVGKIVPENAMIVVGDESYFMEKGETGEFQFIIPKPTEKLELHLEANNIKSKDYELNVITVPSIANFEMVLNFPGYINKKSEIIKGTGNAILPEGTKVTWQMNTIATQKVDWISETTKQAFAKTDNLFSLSKNINQNIEYQILTSNNKVKNYEKLNYQISVIKDQFPTITVNAAPDSLKVNKNYLLGQISDDYGLTKLQVIYYPKGTPNAVKRGTIAVKKDSYDQFVFSFPSTLPVDEGVTYEYYFEVFDNDAIHNYKSTKSSVFTNRIETQSEKEDQILQQQNDNINALSKSLKEQDKQLSEMDKLQKMGKEKDNLEYKDQQKVNEFLERQKKQDEMMKEFAEKMKDNLDKFKSEEKDEKKEALQERLEKTQKDLEKNQKLLDELKKLNDKISKEELFEKMEKFQKESKNQTKSLEQLVELTKRYYVEKKAEQIADKLNKLAEKQDKLSEKNEENNATKQDEINKEFDKIQEELNQLEKDNKDLKSPMDLPKTDEKEKSIDEDLNNAKEQLQKQQKDKAKTKQKNASKKMKEMSQQMMDMMTSGEMEQMDEDIAMLRQVLDNLLAFSFSEEDVMKQFKGLKRGAPSFNKNLKIQQDLKQQFKHVDDSLFAMSLRNPKIAEDVTKEIGNVQYNVDKALENLAEANIPKGNSHQQYAVSASNKLADMLSDILNGMQMQMSGAGMGKPKPGQGKGEIQLPDIIQKQEGLGEKMKKGMKKGEKPGEGQEGQEGEPKNGSQGNKDGQGQGKNGKNGQSGGNGNSQGNKDGENGQDGEGDAKAIMEIYKEQQQLREALQKELNKQGIGGSGQGTLDKMKEIEKQLLNKGFNNETLQKVLNLKYELLKLDKAIQQQGEDKKRQSETNKKEYNNQVNSLPTKLQDYLNSIEILNRQSLPLRSNFNQKVQEYFKNNDKL, encoded by the coding sequence TTGGATAAATCGAACCTTATTTATGACAAGTTAGAAAACTTCATTAAGAAGTTTTATACCAATGAATTACTTCGTGGAACATTATTTTTCATCGGATTGGGTTTGTTGTATTTTATTTTTACGTTGTTCGTTGAATATTTTCTTTGGTTAAAACCAACGGCAAGAACTATTTTATTTTGGACTTTTATAGCGGTTGAAGTCTTTCTTTTGCTTCGATTTATTGCTTTTCCATTGTTTAAATTGTTCAAACTCCAAAAAGGAATTGATTATAATGAAGCATCCAAAATCATTGGAAATCATTTTAGTGAAGTAGGCGATAAGCTGACTAATTTTTTACAGCTTTCTCAAGATAAAAACAAATCAGAATTGCTTTTAGCATCTATAGACCAAAAGGCAAGTACATTGCAGCCTATTCCGTTTAGCAATGCAATTAATTTTGGAACCAATAAAAAATATTTGCCACTAGCGATTATTCCTATTTTGTTTTTTACATTCTTTTATATTTCGGGAAACAGTAATATTATTTCGCAAAGCTTAAATCGTGTGGTAAATTATAAAGAGCAATTTCTTCCGCCTGCACCATTTGAATTTGTGATTTTGAATCAAAATTTACAAACCGAGCAAAACAAAGACTTTCTGTTGAAAGTAAAAACAGTTGGAAAAATTGTTCCTGAAAACGCTATGATTGTAGTTGGAGATGAAAGCTATTTTATGGAAAAAGGAGAAACAGGTGAGTTTCAATTTATAATTCCAAAGCCAACAGAAAAACTAGAGCTTCATTTAGAAGCTAATAACATAAAATCTAAAGATTATGAGTTGAACGTAATAACAGTTCCGTCGATTGCCAATTTTGAAATGGTTTTAAATTTTCCGGGTTATATCAATAAAAAATCAGAAATTATTAAAGGAACTGGAAATGCCATTCTTCCCGAAGGAACAAAAGTTACTTGGCAAATGAATACGATTGCTACCCAGAAAGTTGATTGGATTTCTGAAACGACCAAGCAGGCATTTGCAAAAACAGATAATTTATTTTCACTTTCTAAGAATATCAATCAAAATATTGAATATCAAATTCTTACTTCAAATAATAAAGTAAAGAATTATGAAAAGTTGAACTATCAAATTTCAGTAATTAAAGATCAGTTTCCAACAATCACTGTTAATGCTGCGCCAGATAGTTTAAAAGTGAATAAAAACTATTTATTAGGCCAAATTTCGGATGATTATGGCTTAACCAAGCTACAGGTCATTTATTATCCAAAAGGCACACCTAATGCTGTAAAGCGTGGAACAATTGCAGTTAAAAAAGATAGTTATGATCAATTTGTGTTTTCTTTCCCAAGCACTTTGCCCGTTGACGAAGGCGTAACTTATGAATATTATTTCGAAGTATTTGACAATGACGCTATTCATAATTATAAGAGCACCAAATCATCTGTCTTTACGAACAGAATTGAAACTCAGTCTGAAAAAGAAGACCAAATACTGCAACAACAGAATGACAATATTAATGCATTGTCTAAATCGTTAAAAGAACAAGATAAACAGTTATCTGAAATGGATAAGTTGCAAAAAATGGGTAAAGAAAAAGATAATTTAGAATATAAAGATCAACAAAAAGTAAATGAGTTTTTAGAACGTCAAAAAAAACAAGATGAAATGATGAAAGAGTTTGCCGAGAAGATGAAAGACAATCTCGACAAATTTAAATCGGAAGAAAAAGACGAGAAGAAAGAAGCGTTGCAAGAACGATTGGAAAAGACTCAAAAAGATTTAGAAAAAAACCAAAAGCTTTTGGACGAACTTAAAAAACTGAACGATAAAATTAGTAAAGAAGAATTGTTCGAAAAAATGGAGAAATTCCAAAAGGAAAGTAAAAATCAAACCAAAAGTTTAGAACAGTTAGTTGAGTTAACTAAACGATATTATGTTGAAAAGAAAGCAGAACAAATAGCTGACAAACTAAACAAATTAGCTGAAAAACAAGATAAACTTTCGGAAAAGAATGAAGAGAATAATGCTACAAAGCAAGACGAAATCAATAAAGAGTTTGATAAAATTCAAGAAGAATTGAATCAATTAGAAAAAGACAATAAAGATTTAAAATCTCCAATGGATTTACCTAAAACGGACGAAAAGGAGAAAAGCATTGATGAAGATTTAAATAACGCTAAAGAACAATTACAAAAGCAACAAAAAGATAAAGCAAAAACAAAACAAAAGAATGCATCTAAGAAGATGAAAGAAATGAGTCAGCAAATGATGGATATGATGACTTCTGGCGAAATGGAACAAATGGATGAAGATATCGCCATGCTTCGTCAAGTATTAGATAACCTATTGGCATTTTCTTTTTCTGAAGAAGACGTAATGAAACAATTCAAAGGATTGAAACGCGGCGCACCATCTTTTAATAAAAATTTAAAAATTCAACAGGATTTAAAGCAGCAATTTAAGCATGTTGACGACAGCTTGTTTGCGATGTCTTTACGTAACCCTAAAATTGCTGAAGATGTTACCAAAGAAATTGGAAATGTTCAATATAATGTTGATAAAGCTTTAGAAAATCTTGCCGAAGCCAATATTCCAAAAGGAAATTCTCACCAACAATATGCGGTTTCTGCTTCAAACAAATTGGCAGACATGCTTAGCGATATTCTTAATGGAATGCAGATGCAAATGTCGGGAGCAGGAATGGGTAAACCAAAACCTGGACAAGGCAAAGGAGAAATACAGTTGCCTGATATTATTCAAAAACAAGAAGGATTAGGTGAAAAAATGAAGAAAGGAATGAAAAAAGGTGAAAAACCTGGAGAAGGTCAAGAAGGTCAAGAAGGCGAACCCAAGAATGGAAGTCAAGGTAATAAAGACGGACAAGGTCAAGGTAAAAATGGGAAAAATGGTCAATCTGGAGGAAATGGAAATTCTCAAGGAAATAAGGATGGCGAAAATGGACAAGATGGCGAAGGTGATGCAAAAGCCATAATGGAGATTTATAAAGAACAGCAACAACTTCGAGAAGCTCTACAAAAAGAGTTGAATAAACAAGGCATTGGCGGAAGTGGTCAAGGTACTCTAGATAAGATGAAAGAAATTGAGAAGCAATTACTTAACAAAGGATTCAATAATGAAACCCTGCAAAAGGTTTTAAATTTAAAATATGAATTGCTAAAATTAGACAAAGCTATACAACAACAAGGTGAAGATAAAAAGCGTCAATCTGAAACGAATAAGAAAGAATATAATAATCAAGTTAATTCTTTACCTACCAAACTTCAAGATTATTTAAACAGTATTGAAATTTTAAATAGACAAAGCTTACCTTTACGCTCCAATTTTAATCAAAAAGTTCAAGAATATTTCAAAAACAATGACAAGTTATAA
- a CDS encoding DoxX family membrane protein, with product MNNPASLLILIFLAITFIQSAYDKIFDWNGNVEWLKGHFSKTSLLKNYVPLSLTIVLLLELITGILTLVGCAELLINGGRTFGFYGAVFSSITLILLLFGQRLAKDYDGARTIAIYFIPSVLAVYWLN from the coding sequence ATGAACAATCCTGCTTCTTTATTGATTTTAATATTTCTAGCGATTACATTCATTCAATCTGCTTATGATAAAATCTTTGATTGGAATGGAAATGTCGAATGGTTGAAAGGTCATTTTTCGAAAACAAGTTTGCTAAAAAATTATGTGCCTTTATCTTTAACAATAGTACTTTTATTAGAACTTATAACAGGAATTTTAACCTTGGTTGGTTGTGCAGAATTATTAATAAATGGCGGTAGAACTTTTGGCTTTTATGGCGCTGTTTTTTCATCAATCACATTAATTTTACTTTTATTTGGACAACGATTGGCAAAAGATTATGATGGCGCAAGAACAATAGCTATTTATTTTATTCCTTCAGTATTAGCAGTATATTGGTTGAATTAA
- a CDS encoding DNA polymerase III subunit — protein sequence MQFSEIIGQDYIKNHLIKSTVAGRIPHAQLFVGPEGSGTLAMAIAYAQLVLCGNSSENNSEGNQSCNLKFNSLSHPDLHFIFPNVTNEDVKSKPKSADFLTDFREFVLSNPYGSLFDWYKHLGVKNKQGEIRVEDATDILKSLALKSYEGGYKIMIVWMAEKMNIAASNKILKLLEEPPEKTLFLLISEDEEDIIQTIRSRCQVLHFGALPEKIIANSLIDKYNIESNLADKIAHQAQGNYNKALHFLKHDEDEHPFEEWFVHWVRSAFKAKGNAAVIHDLIAWSESIAGIGRESQKQFLNYCIIMFRQALLHNYETRELVYVEPQTQGFTFEKFAPFVTGENILDIFESLSEAIYLIERNGNAKIILTDLSIKLTRLIHKK from the coding sequence ATGCAGTTTTCAGAGATAATAGGACAAGATTATATTAAAAATCACTTGATAAAAAGTACAGTTGCGGGCAGAATTCCACACGCGCAACTTTTTGTTGGTCCTGAAGGTTCGGGAACTTTGGCTATGGCCATTGCTTATGCACAATTGGTATTATGTGGAAATTCTTCGGAGAATAATTCTGAAGGAAACCAAAGTTGTAATTTGAAATTTAATTCACTTTCGCATCCTGATTTACACTTTATTTTTCCTAATGTTACTAATGAAGATGTAAAATCAAAACCAAAAAGTGCTGATTTCTTAACTGATTTTAGAGAATTTGTATTATCAAATCCTTATGGAAGTTTATTTGATTGGTACAAACATCTTGGTGTAAAAAACAAGCAAGGAGAAATTAGAGTTGAAGATGCAACCGATATTTTGAAATCTTTAGCTTTAAAATCCTATGAAGGTGGTTATAAAATTATGATTGTTTGGATGGCAGAAAAAATGAACATTGCTGCTTCCAATAAAATTCTAAAACTATTGGAAGAACCACCTGAGAAAACATTATTTCTCTTGATTTCTGAAGATGAAGAAGATATTATTCAAACCATTCGTTCAAGATGTCAAGTTTTACATTTTGGTGCATTGCCCGAAAAAATAATCGCTAATTCACTGATTGATAAGTACAATATTGAATCAAATTTAGCAGATAAAATTGCTCATCAAGCTCAAGGAAATTATAACAAGGCTTTACATTTTTTAAAACATGATGAAGACGAACATCCTTTTGAAGAATGGTTTGTTCATTGGGTTCGAAGTGCTTTTAAAGCAAAAGGAAATGCAGCAGTAATTCATGATTTAATTGCTTGGAGTGAATCCATTGCTGGTATTGGTAGGGAAAGTCAGAAGCAATTTTTAAATTATTGCATCATAATGTTTAGACAGGCATTACTGCACAATTATGAAACTCGCGAATTAGTTTATGTTGAGCCTCAAACACAAGGTTTTACTTTTGAAAAATTTGCTCCTTTTGTTACGGGTGAAAACATTTTAGATATATTTGAATCACTATCCGAAGCAATTTATTTAATTGAAAGAAACGGAAATGCAAAAATAATTTTAACTGATTTGTCAATAAAACTCACTCGTTTAATCCATAAAAAATAA